The Aptenodytes patagonicus chromosome 12, bAptPat1.pri.cur, whole genome shotgun sequence nucleotide sequence ATCTGACTATTAAGGAAGGATGAAAgatgagaagagaaggaaataaaaaatgactgATCAGCCAAAGCATCAACCATTATTAGAACTTCATTACAGGGAGCACTGTATACCCTGCACTGCCAATTAGCCAGTATTCGCCATGGCAAGTCCATGGCCTTAAATAAAGCTACGTAGTTTATGTACCCAAAGTTTGATCCCTGTGAAAATAGCTCCTGAAGACTAAGCTTCACTTAGTGAAGTTTCACCTTCTTTCACCTCCCACTGCCCAGTTGAGAATTCTTAGATTATCTCGGTGGTTTCAAAAGGCGAATAAGTTCCTAACTAACTAATACAGTCTCGTGGAATTAGAGAGAGATTCCTGAATCTAACACACATTGTCCTTTCATCTCTTTTAATTTCAAGGCATAGTTAATAAGGACTATGGCCTCTATTTTGGGTGGAGACTGGTTTTTCTACAAGGCATACATCTTTCAAGCAACAATTGAGAGGGCACaagaaaagcctttgaaaagtttccctttctcctcctgcatTTATGGCTTTAATCCATGTTGTTCTGGTTAGCCACACTGCAGTATAATAGCAACTAAGTGACCAAATTTCTAGatagagaagaaaagaggaaaccaaTCAAGATTGCACATTGTAAAACCAGAGCAGCAGCACGTACAGTGCAGGGGCAGTTCTATCACACCAGCTCACCAAGCACAGGGCTTTTTTGCAAGCACCTTTACATTGATATTCTATGACAGATTTTCACTATTTTGCATTCACACAAAAAATGAGTACAACACTATAATCCTGGACATGTGTCAAACACAGCTTCatgactttttcttatttttagtaaAGATATCCCACGCTTTATGAGAGTAACttattaagggttttttttactgcattATGGTTTGTCAGAACATCTTGTCAGCTAATATTATCTTCCAATAGCTCTGTGATCTCCGCATAGTTTGCAATCAGCTTCAAGCCAGCGTGACTTCCTGGAAAAAGTCAAAGGAGActcaataaaatgcaattttcttccaCCACAAGAATTTCTTTTTATGCTCCCAGAAATGTGCTATTGTTCAATGCCAGTAGGTGGAAACTCTTAAGAAGAGACCTGCAATTTATAAAAGAACAACATGAGTGATTGTTCCTGAagaacattttgatattttttttggCAATAGGGGATGTTACAGGACAGAACCATGTGTTTTGTTTCACTGATAGTCCCAGTGTAACCACAAGCAGAAAATAAGTTGTCTGCATGAATTGATAAGAGGGtcataaataataagaaaattataTCCTGTACGCCAGCCTGCCAGCAGACCACGAAGAAAAGTCAGGACTTCACGagttctcacttttttcctcatcctctggTGATACTTTTCTGGTATTTATCTAACTCTGTGATAGTTACTTCTCCAGCAGTTTTAGTCCTCTCCTGGGAAGATGCCAATCAAATTACCTCAGAGCAGGGAGAAgcgttgaggggtttttttgaagatcAGCAACCCAATGACCTAGTTCAAGCAGCCTGAAGGAGCCTGTTTATAGCTGTTCATTGGTGCTACTGGCTAAGTGATGCTTTGTTTTTGTAGCAGGAGAGTGTGCAGGCTAGAGTTGGTATTGGAACTTCAGGAAGATGATAGAGACCGTCTTCTGAGTAGTAGTACTCTGCCCTCTCCTTTCTGCCCAACTCCAAAGAGCAGGGCAGGTGGCAAAAGAGCGCAAATGGTCATGGACCACGTGATCAAAACATGGAGgtagataaacagaaaaaacGCACAGTTTAGATAAAGCAtagagaaaaggcagagagactCAAATGTAGCACCTCATTACTCCTGTTTTCTCTTGTTTCGGGGAGGATGAAACATCTTGCAGTCATCTGTGCTTTCTGGCTGCTACGGTGATACTATGTTGTgatacacagagaaagaaaaagagatccTGGAGCCTGCTGAGATTGGCAGGTGCTCCCCCCGTCTTTGCTCTTTGTGGGTCTGTTTAGTGCAGTGTTTGGTTGCAAACTGTGTACTTTGTGAACGATGGGTAAGAGTCTCAGAGCGGAAGACACAAAACAGTATCTGTCTGTCTGCAGCTCCTCCCTTCAGTGCACTTGCGGAATGATGGTAACGCAAGCCATGGGACAGGATGGCAGCCTGAGGGGAACCTGTGCACCAAACTGGCCCCACGGTTTCTGATAAAGTGCAGTTTGCATTAAAAGAGCAGTGTCCCCCAAAACTGTCTGAGAGACCTGTAACACCTAGGTTTGTCTTTAGAGAGGATGTAATTTGCAGTACTGTGAATTCCACACgggcatgtctttttttttttttttaattcaattgcTCAGTGACATTTTTGTAAAGACTGACAGCATTAAGTGGGTCCATCAGCTTCCCAAGcatttttaagctgaaaactaAACATACAGACATGCACTCATTCCTCCCGCTGCTGGAGGGAGAGAGGCTgtgttattttctctctctttaaggCAGGGACATACTTTTTCCAGACTtccaaatactgattttttaCCAGACCTACATACATAGTCCGTTACCCTCTGCCCAAAAAAGTTCAACTGACATCATGCTCATGAAGTCTGTTTCCAAGATGGGGCCTATATCAGCAACTGGTAATTTTGGGGCTCTTTACCACAGCTCTAGCGGAAATGCACAGCTAAAGGAGTGTGAGGAAAAACATGGTTTAGTGTGGGAAATGGGCCTGCAAAAAACCTAAATCTCGAAGAGGATTTAAAAGCCAGTGACAACATTAAAAGCATAGTATTTTAGTTAATTGACTACATTTTACTTAGAAAATGCTCTTTAAATTCTACTTACTTAAAAATGATAGGCACTGAATCACAGCAGATAAAAAGATTATTCAAAATTGCAAATGTTTGCAATCTCCTTTTGGCAAGTTCAAGCTAATAATCTTAGCTTTTAATACAATCCTATGATACATTTTTCTTACTCTGAAAGTAAAACCACAAGTTTTTAAATATCATTACTGGACAActgaaaattagcattttaaatgcattttttctcttctcatcaTGGAAATTGACCCCTTCCTGAGGTTCAggatgtgtgtgcacacattCAAAAGAAACTAGCTTCTGCTTAATCATGAAAGGTAAGGAAACAATAATCCTGTGTATTTCCACTATCCGTGGAAATTTATCACAACTCTGGCTAAGCCAAAGAGGTTTTCTATGAAGAACAAAGATCTGCTAATCAGCagtaatggaaaggaaagaaaaaaattttgtggATCACACTGTCTGTGGATTTTAAGTGTTGTCCAGTGGTccttagagaaagaaagaagacttCAGAAAGAACACTTGTACCAAAATAGTAGTAACATTTTGCACCATCTGTAATTAATAAAACAAGCAACAAAATAAGTGTAGCTAGGTAACTAGCACTGAAGCTTCTAACAAAAACAGACAAGAGTTTCATCTTTTATCAGTATATTTTTAATGACTGACACCATCTACAAAGAAGCtgtattatgaagaaaataataatctagTGCCAAACAATCAGTCTCACATTTTCTCTGAGCTGCAGATACATTCTATGCATCACATAAGACTACATACCCATCCACAATCATACAAAAAAAACCTTCCCCAAGCCCACCTCCTCACTCCACTTCTTGGGAATGTTTTAGTATCAGAGACAGTGGCAGAGAAGTGAGATATTTCTACAGCAGCATCCAATGCCCTCCTCATTGCTTCTTGCTTTTCATACTTCTTTCACGGGAAGAAGGCTTTCTGGTTTGTGCTGGTATGACAAGAACGCTTGTATCAAATATGTTTGTTCACAATACTGTTCAAGTCAGAGTGAATAAGCTAAACTATTTCTGACACTAGagccttgtttttcttcagtcatATCTGTTTATTTAGTGCTTTGAGTTATCAGGGTTTCTAATTAAATCAAAGAATTAAGAGGAATTATATAAAACTATATGTAGATATACTCCTTTAAATTCTATATCAGCTCATACTCCCATACCCAATAAAGGAGCAGGCTGTATTGTTATTCACCGGTGTTGCAAAAGTGCTCTGGAAGtgcttctgctgtgtttctgaaatCAGATAAAACTGCCAGTACATATCTTTAACATCACTttgtaaaataagaataaaaggaaCACAGCTTTTTACAAAACTGAGCCATAACAATAGGACTCCTTTTGCACCATTGATCTGAtacaacaaaatacattttaaaagttcacCATATTTCAAATTTTGAACTAGTCTAAGAACATACGAAGATGTTCTCCATGTTTCCTCAAATGTATGTTCTGTATCCAGTCTTTGCTGCTTCAGCAAGTTCTCAGCAGAAGTACATTGAATAGCTAAAGGACATCCTGTCTTGCTGTACATcattactgaaataatattgAGTAGAATCTCCAGGCtattaaatttactttttcattgaaaactaTGATTCATCTGAATGAAAGTAACTCTGTAATGAATACGATCTGCATTTCTCTGATCGGATGTTTTCGACTGCACTCGTTTGAAGTGCTGCCTTGAACTTGGCAGAAAAAGTAGCCTATTTTTCACGGTACCTATTCTATCATTCATGCAAAGGTAGGTAAATAGTTAACGTCCATGTCTGGGTTTCAATACACTGCTTTATTATAGCACCTGCCACTGAAGATCTCAAAGTAATTTGTGAACATTAATCAGCTGAGCCTCATGACTATTCAGCCAGTATGTTATTACACAGACTGGTAAAGAGAGATGTGAAAACACATCAGACTTCTCAGTAGGGCTGTAAGAGATGAGCAGTAGCTTTGTCTTCCTCTTTGTCCCCTAGAATAGgacttttctgtctgttttttcatCTAGAGGGGCACAGAAAGCAGCACTAGTAAGGGAAGCAGACTGGTCCCAGTACTCCTGCCAGCAAAAGATACTGAGCAAAAAAGCATGTGTTTTAGTCCAACCACAACCAGTCAGAATCCCTATTCCCCTCCCTTCTGCCTTTTCCTGCCGCTGCTGTTGGCACAGTGTCCTGGACCTTGCCAGCAAGCTGGAACCAGCTGACTCCTGGAAGTGGCTGTTGAAAGGCTATTGAAAGATCTGGTTCCTCGGGGCTACAAAATCCTAATGTGGCGTGGCTGAAGCCAGAGAGGAGTTACAGGCCACCCTGTTACTCTTTGCAGGCTGGGCATGCCCCACACGTTGCCAGCGAAAAAACTGAAGTAGACCAGTTTACTCCCTCACTGATCTTTTCTTATCCAACCTCTCCACATTTTGCAGTGAACATACTTTCTTACATGCCAAAGGCTGAAACATCATTATATCTGGACCTAATGATCCAATCAAACTAGCTTTAATCAATTTCGCTCAAGCACCAGGAGTGGGAAGATGCAGGCTTCACTGTAGGCTATGTGATCCCACCAGGACGCCCAGGCAAGCAGCTACTCCTGCTGCCCTCTGCGCTACCACAACTCGACTATGGTGGTACCGAGTCAGATGCCCTGGCTGCACACAGCTGTAATCACACCTCCCAACAGCTGTGTCTGCATCTTCACAATAGGAGAGAGCCCCTACCTTGAGGAATTCACGGTTTAAACAGACAAGGCagagaaacaaaatcagaaatcaCAAACAAAGCTGAGAGTGGTTACATGGAGTCCAGCGAGAATGGTAAGTGTGAAGGATGTATGTCCAAAATCAAAGGCTGCTAACTGCTTTTATTAGCAATGAAAGCTCTGCCTTGGAGACAGCAGAGGCAGAAAAGCTGAGCTAAGCTCATAAATTGAGTGTTTGTTCCTCTTCCCTTCAGTGATTCCATGACATGTTATCATGTCATTCTTGTAAATGtttcaaagaaaagtttttgAACGATAGTGCTTTGCTATAGTCCCTGCAGTTGGGAAGGGCTATACAAACATCTGCCATCCACTCCTCAAATAAAATTCAACCAGAGCTTTTGTTTACATGGTTTGTCCTTAAAACCAGCACTGAGCTGTAACTTTCAGCCATAGCTGCCTTATTAAAAATGAACCTTTTATTTTAAACGCAGTACATTTTGTAACAGGAAAATCAATATACAGTAACCCAGAGTACTGCAGACAACAGCTGTAGGACATAATCTGATGACAGAAAGTTGAGAACAGTATTTTGGCAGTTATATGTTCAGCTAatctttcactttttgtttttaatggcacCGAGCTATAAAGATCTGAGATTTCTCCCCACCTGGTGACCCAAAGCTACACAAAATGAAGAAACCAAGAAACCACTGTTTTCAACATTAAAGGCTATtatctaaaaaataaatcagttgttacttattttttcctttataggATACTGTAGGTCTTTTCCCAGAGCTACAATGAGTTAACAACAGTCTCAGTGATCTCACAGCCCTTAGCAAAGATATAGGAACATACTTAAGCATAAAGAGTACTTTGAAAAGACTACTAAATACTTTTCACTGCCTTCACTTTGGCTGTGGGTAAGGGTGCTCAGCTCCGTTCACGGCTGGGATTCACAATGCACCTATGCTTAGAAAAGTTATCTGGCTAGAAAAGAGAAGCCATAGATACTCCCGGTACACAGGAGTATAGAACAAACATAAAGAACTTAATAGAGATTTTGATTTTGATCATCTGTTACTTTTTCATTATTAACAGAAAGTTTACAATTAGAAACAAACTACTCCATGTATGTTTTTATGTGACCATTAAATACTGAATCTATGAATAAACTAGGGATTTTTGGAACCCACCTATTTGTCCTTAGAAGGTGGGAGATGATTAGTTCTCTAAAATGGCATGTGATTCACTTCGATTACAAAGTAAACTCAAATACATGTCCTTGGTGAGCAAAAGGCAAAGGGCGCTAGATCGTTTTGtactgaaattgcttttttcacCACATCCCACCGAGTATATTTTTCTCAgataataaaactgtttttttaaaggtttccaaTCCAGATTTGTGTGGCAAATGCTTTAATTAAGATTGATATATTCCATTTGTTAGCTTTCAGACTTTGATATGGAAGTTTTAACTTGAACTGCATTGCCCTCTAGCGCTGTgacggggctggccgcggtgatGTCACTAGCACAGGCAGCGTGAGCACAGGCAGCCAGTTCATGCAGAGCTGCCTAAATGCTGACAAACCCTTCCTGGAGACGCATGTCACAGCAGCTAGACAGGGGCATCCTTCCAACAGAACCACAAATGCACAAGGGAAAACAGTAAACCTGTCTTTTATTTCAGGGACATCATGATCGAAACAGCTACTTTCGAGCTCCAGCCAAGACTTCTGCCTGCTAATTTCTGTTTAAACGTGTTCGTATGAGAAATTAAGCAAGTTTGAACAGCCTATTATTTCTGACAGGCTTCAGAGGACTTCACACTGTGCAAGTTTTACGTGCTCATAGCTGACAGCTTGCTGGGAAGATGAGTTCTCAATCTAAAACTGGCCGGTGCTTTGCAGCAACTTCTTGGGTAGAGAGATAACTTTCAGCTGAACTCAAACCATCTGCGTGTCATGCAAGGGATCCAATCATAACTTGCTATGGAGGATGATTTTTAAGATGAATACCTACCTTGGCGATAAATCCAATTCATCAATACCTGGATATTTGAAAGTGCCTGCACTAAATAATGGCAATCTTTCTGCAAACAACTCCAATGAGACAGCAAGCAATCTGGATTCACCTGCTTTGGATATCAGTAGGGCGATAATTGTGGGGCTTATCCTAGGTGCCTTTATACTCTTTGCTATTATAGGTAATATCTTGGTAATTCTCTCTGTTGCTTGCAATAGACATTTAAGAATCCCTACAAACTATTTCATAATTAACCTCGCAATAGCAGATTTGTTGCTGAGTTTCACTGTCCTTCCATTCTCTGCTACACTGGAAATCCTTGGCTACTGGGTTTTGGGGAGGATATTTTGTGATATCTGGGCAGCAGTTGATGTGCTATGCTGTACAGCTTCTATTTTAAGTCTATGTGCAATTTCTATAGATAGATATATAGGGGTACGTTATTCTCTCCAGTATCCAACTTTGGTAACAAGAAGAAGGGCAATTTTAGCTCTCCTAGGTGTCTGGGTCCTTTCCATGGTGATTTCTATTGGGCCTCTTTTGGGCTGGAAAGAACCAGCACCCAAGGACGATAAAGAGTGCCGTATCACTGAAGAACCATtctatgctttgttttcttccttgggGTCATTTTACATTCCTTTAATTGTCATCCTCGTGATGTACTGTCGGGTCTACATAGTGGCAAAAAGGACTACTAAAAACCTGGAAGCTGGGGTTATGAAAGAAATGTCCAACTCCAAGGAGCTGACTTTACGGATTCATTACAGGAACATTCATGAGGACACATTAAACAGCACCAAATCCAAGGGTCACAATCCCAGGAACTCCTTAGCTTTCAAACTTTTTAAATTCtctagagaaaagaaggcagcCAAGACGTTGGGAATTGTGGTTGGCATGTTTATCTTGTGCTGGCTACCTTTCTTCATTGTCCTGCCACTAGGTAAGTTGGTAATGAAGGGATTgcgaggggagggggaggaagagggttAGTTGTTTACTACAAAAATGTCATAGAAAAAATCAGATGAATGGTAAGTAGCTATCATTTTGAGAACTGCCGTGAACAGATGGAAGGAAGGGAAATGAAAGTAATTTACTTCTGATGTGGCTTTTTCAGAGTCATGCTGAAACTTCGTAAAGTGTGCAGCCTGCAGAAAGTCTGCTCATCTGGTAGTCCTTCTCAGTGATGGGGCAGATGTCAAATCAGGGGACAATATCTTCAGAGTTTATATATTAAATCCCCCTTTATGGTCGCTGTTTGAATTGAATTAGGTTTCAGAAACATTCTTATAGGATGCTTTAACAAAAATCCTAGATAAGAACACAAAAAGAGTTTCAGCACTGAAATGTTCTTGGTTTAGTTTACTGTTAGATGTTCAGTCTATAATACAGTAGGTCTTCTGGCATTATTAGGTGACTTAAATGGAAATGAACCTGATCTAATGATGAGGTGCAAAACTCCCCTGAgctttgggaagctgaaaaagttCTAGTTCTCAGTTCAAATGTGACTGATCAAATcccaaaagcaaacacacaaagcCCCCTGATCCCCACAGAAAGGTTCTCATTGGTTTCAATAGGTCTTAGTTCAGGCATTTCAGAAGATTGCCATGTGAGCTTTGGGCAGCCACTTTGTTCTCtttcaactttaaaatattattaaagcaTTTGATGTAGCCTTAACACATTGCTCTGTTCCCAAGTCCTTGTGAAATTTGCTTGTATTGTCTTTAATACTAGCACTACCTCTGAAGTGGAATATCTCAAGACATTGAATTACTAAGCTCTCAAAAATATCTGTCCAAAATTCATTTCTCTGAGACACAGACAATCTGGCAGCCTAAATATGGAAagagatagaaaaagaaaagagagaaaaagcctTTATTAGTGTTCTGTATTCATGTTTACTTAGTTACCCTACCAAAACATTTCTAATTGAGTGGTAAGCGAGTATTTTTAGACTGTTGTAGAAAACTAAACTGAGTTCAGCAACCTGGTCCTGGTGAAGtgttataaaattataatttcagtGAATGTGTAACATCATTTAGACTAGAATCTTTACTGCAAGACAACTACTTAAGCTATTGCAGGGCAACTCCAGAATCTCTAGTTTATTGTATCATAAACTTAAAAATCTTAACGATTCAAGATCTGCATAAAGCTAATGTTAAGGATGTGAAAAAttccaaacagaaggaaaattgtgAGCAAAGTTCTCTTTGGCTACTGAAGTTTAAGTCCTTGTGCTGGCTCTTAAAGGAAGTTTACAACATAGAGCAAGTTTCCTACTATTGCAAAAATACATACTGGTggatagaaatatatttttaccGTATGGTACCAGTAGTAGTACTAGGTATGTAGCTAGTAGGTCATGATCCTCTGATAAAGTAGATTCCCTCCTTGATTTTGAATTATTGAAGgaactttggagaaaaaaaccaaatgtgCATGCAGCAGAGCATACCCTTAGCTAGCAGAAGCCAGTATAGCTACTGATACTGTTCAACGAACACAGATGCAGACCAGTCCATTAAAAACATTATGGTCACAGGGCAGAAGAAATGTGAGAAACAATTAAGTTCCTTGAAAGAGTGTCAGTTTTCCCTTTGAGAAGTTATTTCAAAGCTCCTGTTCTTTCCTGGGAGGTTTAATGAGTCGTTGCTTAAGACACCTGAGTGGAGAATTTATTGCTTGTCACAACACGATTTTATCTCTCATATAAATTGTGTCCAAGGCATCAGTGAGGTGACAGGCTGAAAGCCTCCACCACAGCACACTGTGTACTGGCAGAGGTGCTGGGTGGCCTGAAGGGCTAAACCCACTGCTGTGGGCTCTGACTCAACACAGACTGAGTGTCTGTAACCCCCAACACGCTCGCTTCAGTGCTGTGAGCGCCTGGTGCCCCACAAAGACGAGATTCAGAAAGAGTTGCCATTGTGTCAGTTAGAAGAGTGAAAAAATCAGCGTCTTGGCGTTGCAATATAGACTGCTGGCTCTCCTGTCCTCTGTCTAGAAATCCTTTCAGGGGCCCAACTCTTAAGTGACAGCCTTTAGTctaagaaaggggggaaaaaaggtatacATAGTTTCTAATCTAGTATCCAAATGCATTTAAATAGTCGGTACTTTCCCTTTGTTTTGCTGACTAGAAATAGGGCTGGTTTTGTTCCTTGTCCctgatctctttttttaatttattcagcaGATTGCAGAACCTTGTACTTTTCATCTCTGTGTATCAGTGCAAAGTTAATTAATGATGTTAGGCATGACTAAAGCATTGCTCACTAAAACAGGTGGGGAAAAGACCTTTTCCTGACACGCATAGTGCAGCCATTCTTAACTGGAGGAGAGGGTAGAGCAGTGGAGAAAGACTTCTTAAGGAACTTGCTGTGTGCTACATTCTTTATACCAGAAATCTTTTGCTTTGTGTCTTGAAGTCACGAAATTAAATGAAATGCTATTATGAACCCTTACAAAAAGCACACAATGGTATGAAATCAATTTCAGTGATAGGCAAACCATAGAATCCAAAAGGTACTGATGATTTACAAAACTCTCCATAGGTGCCCTGGGGTGCTTTAATCACAACCCACTCGCTCATCAGTGCAGGACTGCAAACTGCAATACGTTTTCTGCTACTGAGTCCAGACAAGATACTTACCTTCACTACACTGGAAGGATAGGCTTCTTCCTTAGCCTGTATTTTTCACACCTTATATTTGCACTATTAACCAAAATCATATCCTCACATCCGCATCTCTACTATTTTTTTTGCTCCCTGTTTCACTCAGTAATGCCATGACTCTGCAGAACGGTGTTAGCAGAGCAGCTCTGGATTTCTGAGGATCCAACCACAAAACATTTGACAATCGGTAAACGTTATTTCTGCAACACCTCAAAATCATGTCTTAACAAATCTGCTTATACGGCAAGGAGTTTCCTTCATGTTAAAAGTGTTCTCAGCTCTGCTACTAGTTTTCCAggcaaaattaaaattcttccaCTCTGGCATTTCAATATATTCCGCAGCTACCCATTTTGATATCCCAGACAAAGGATTATTGCATCAGGTGGCAGATATATATTGGGAACTGACGCGGTGCTGAAAGCAGAGATATTGCTTGAATAAATATTCcacaacaaaggaaaagaaataatattaacaTTTACAGAATGTTTTTCAAGCAAGAATCAAAAGGCTTTGCAAGGAAAGCTCTCTGACAGAGCTCTGTATACAGGTACAGAGAGGAATTACAGCACTGACACTATGATGTACTGAGCATCACGAAATGATCAGCATGAAGAATGACCCACAATCTCTTTTTGTAGGACTGAACCATGCTGCCTTCAGTGTTAAGCACCTGATGAAGCAGCAAAACTCGTATCAAAGAGAATCATGtgagaatttgtttttatttgagtAGCTACCAGATATTCTTTCCAGAGCGCAATAGAGCTACAGAATATCCTTGTTGCGCACATTCATAAATGCTCCATGGTTTTGTAAACAGTTGTCTTGCCACTCAAAATTATTTGTGgcaaagcataaaaaataaaatgaagacataTGTGTCTTTGAGACAACTTCTTGTGTCATAAATTCAGTGACTCAGCTTTGAAGAGTAAGTATcttgcttctttaaaataaatgtttcttttctttcccctcatacAAATCCTTTCTTAGGCATCAGGACTATATTAAATATGCATTGCTGAAAAATGCTGAGTAAAATAGATGATTTCTACCTAAAGACTAGAGTCCTGCAGAAATAAGGTAACACTCATTAAAACTCCCTCTTTTAAACAAAGGAATATCCAATTTTATGCCaatacctttattaaaaaaatgaatccaaAATGAAGGATAATATGTTTCCCCCTGGCTACTAGGTAAAAGTTTAGTCTCATTCCTGTTAATTGAGATATCAGAGTGGGCTTGCCAGTCTTCtcccagacacacacatgcacccccCCTGCAAAGGGAAAACTCACCACTTCTAGTACTTTAACCAAAGCATATTAACTTCCCCAGCCTATTGCTTAACTCCAGTGGAGATCAGCAGAGCATTATTCACTTCCTAGTTCAGTGCCTAACTCCCTCTGCTCCCACAAAACCTGTGATCTTATCCACTGAAGtcagaaacaaaattcttctAACTTAACTGGCAGTGGGCTAAGATCCCAAGAGCCTCATAATGAAGTACAACTGTTTTGATTATC carries:
- the LOC143166049 gene encoding alpha-1B adrenergic receptor-like; protein product: MIFKMNTYLGDKSNSSIPGYLKVPALNNGNLSANNSNETASNLDSPALDISRAIIVGLILGAFILFAIIGNILVILSVACNRHLRIPTNYFIINLAIADLLLSFTVLPFSATLEILGYWVLGRIFCDIWAAVDVLCCTASILSLCAISIDRYIGVRYSLQYPTLVTRRRAILALLGVWVLSMVISIGPLLGWKEPAPKDDKECRITEEPFYALFSSLGSFYIPLIVILVMYCRVYIVAKRTTKNLEAGVMKEMSNSKELTLRIHYRNIHEDTLNSTKSKGHNPRNSLAFKLFKFSREKKAAKTLGIVVGMFILCWLPFFIVLPLGSLFSALKPPEMIFKVIFWLGYFNSCLNPIIYPCSSKEFKRAFIQILKCQCHRRKQLGWWAYSYRNWNRCSFEHPRKDSLEDSGSFLSGSQRTLSSASPSPGYLSKITHPHMEMCTFQEWKNSSSFLSPLQEGSRQKDPCQFFTFNLLTERNGHVPAGSQASSSGDHEAICDTLNGKTDCRANMTLE